One stretch of Glycine soja cultivar W05 chromosome 7, ASM419377v2, whole genome shotgun sequence DNA includes these proteins:
- the LOC114418590 gene encoding ATP-dependent Clp protease adapter protein CLPS1, chloroplastic-like isoform X1 encodes MEAALCSALALSPNQVFNAANPGDKNVPLKYSKDRSVVMTVAATGILGKGGGLLERPTIETTSPGRESEFDLRKSRKTSPPYRVLLHNDNFNKREYVVQVLMKVIPGMTIDNAVNIMQEAHYNGLAVVIVCAQVDAEDHCMQLRGNGLLSSIEPADGGGC; translated from the exons ATGGAAGCTGCATTATGCAGTGCACTTGCTCTTTCACCCAACCAAGTATTCAACGCAGCAAATCCTG GAGATAAAAATGTTCCTTTGAAATATAGCAAAGATCGGAGTGTTGTAATGACAGTGGCAGCCACTGGAATATTAGGGAAAGGTGGTGGGTTGTTGGAGAGGCCAACCATAGAGACAACATCACCTGGTCGGGAATCTGAATTTGACTTGAG GAAATCGCGGAAAACATCCCCACCCTACCGAGTTTTGCTGCACAATGACAACTTCAACAAGCGAGAATATGTTGTGCAAGTGTTGATGAAGGTGATACCAGGAATGACCATTGATAATGCGGTTAACATCATGCAGGAGGCACATTATAATGGACTAGCAGTGGTGATAGTATGTGCTCAAGTGGATGCTGAAGATCACTGCATGCAGTTAAGAGGAAACGGTCTTTTAAGTTCTATTGAGCCAGCTGATGGTGGTGGTTGTTGA
- the LOC114418590 gene encoding ATP-dependent Clp protease adapter protein CLPS1, chloroplastic-like isoform X2: MQCTCSFTQPSIQRSKSCFVIAGDKNVPLKYSKDRSVVMTVAATGILGKGGGLLERPTIETTSPGRESEFDLRKSRKTSPPYRVLLHNDNFNKREYVVQVLMKVIPGMTIDNAVNIMQEAHYNGLAVVIVCAQVDAEDHCMQLRGNGLLSSIEPADGGGC; the protein is encoded by the exons ATGCAGTGCACTTGCTCTTTCACCCAACCAAGTATTCAACGCAGCAAATCCTG TTTTGTAATCGCAGGAGATAAAAATGTTCCTTTGAAATATAGCAAAGATCGGAGTGTTGTAATGACAGTGGCAGCCACTGGAATATTAGGGAAAGGTGGTGGGTTGTTGGAGAGGCCAACCATAGAGACAACATCACCTGGTCGGGAATCTGAATTTGACTTGAG GAAATCGCGGAAAACATCCCCACCCTACCGAGTTTTGCTGCACAATGACAACTTCAACAAGCGAGAATATGTTGTGCAAGTGTTGATGAAGGTGATACCAGGAATGACCATTGATAATGCGGTTAACATCATGCAGGAGGCACATTATAATGGACTAGCAGTGGTGATAGTATGTGCTCAAGTGGATGCTGAAGATCACTGCATGCAGTTAAGAGGAAACGGTCTTTTAAGTTCTATTGAGCCAGCTGATGGTGGTGGTTGTTGA